Genomic segment of Eupeodes corollae chromosome 2, idEupCoro1.1, whole genome shotgun sequence:
tataaactatcctaaTGTCTAAAAATGAAAACCGATACTCGAATTATAGATAAGTCTCTATAGACAGCTTGATTTCAGTTGTACCTTTTATCGGCAGTAATTCTTTTGCTGATCTTGTATTTGTTATTCATACAAACTTCTACAtaaacttttccaaaaaaaaacaaggctattgtttcttataaaataatccTCAAGTCCTCTTAAAAGATTTCACCCAATCTCAACTTCAAACTGTTATAATTCGGAttctgatttaaaattaaaataatacccTCATAACCATCCCTGTTTTAGAGAGAAGAAAACTTGCTTGTCTGTCAAGTGTCAAAATCGAATAAAACTGGCATCACTTTCGAAAATTCTGTGTTCCGCGAaggttttgtttacatttttactgTGGCTGGCCGGctactttattaagtttttattagttttagccATAATTATGTTTACTGCAGTCCTAAAACCTGGATCATTTAAACATATAACTTGCCGCAACTCAATTTATCCCAAGAGTAGCATTACTCGTTTCCCCGTATCCGATGAGTTTGTGTATTGGTCCGAGGATTTTCCATCGTATACACCTTATGATTACACTGCCCCACATATAAATGGCCAAGTGTGGGCAGATCCAGATATCAACGATAGCACATTTCAACCTACATGGAATAGTCTAGATGGTAAGATAAATCGTGTCTCGTTCAATGGGGAGTATAAAGTGGTGGATGGAGTGCCGAGGAATCCAATCGGACGGACTGGTATTAAAGGTCGGGGACTATTGGGTCGATGGGGGCCGAATCATGCAGCAGATCCTGTGGTGACACGTTGGCGAAGGGATTCTCTGGGTAATGCATTGATCAATGGTGAAAAGTAAGTTATTTCTACTTCTCTCACTCCACGATTACTTGTACTAATTTAGAATCTTGTTTTTAGACGAATTCTTCAGATGGTTGCCATTCAAAGACACGACAATCAAATGTGGGCCATTCCAGGTGGAATGGTTGATCCAGGCGAAAGAGTTAGTGCCACACTCAAGAGAGAATTCATGGAGGAAGCTCTAGATAGTTTTGGTattgtatttcaaattttatcaagTTCAAgttaaagagaaaataaaatgaatgtctTTACAGATAACAAGAGAATGATTGATGAATTCTTTGCCGAAGGCATTGAAATCTACAAAGGATATGTTGATGATTTTCGAAATACCGATAACGCTTGGATGGAAACTGTTGCTTATAGTTTTCATGATGGAACTGGCAAACAAGTGGGTAAACTTCAGCTGTCCGCCGGTGATGATGCCGCAAATGTTAAATGGATGGACGTTAGCAGAGATCTTAAGTTACATGCAAATCATTTAGATATTGTTAAGCAAGTTGTTACTAGATTAAATGCTCACTGGtagtagaaataaataaaaatgataaataacttttctaattaattgacttgcaataattttacattataataaaattatcacCAAGGTACTATATCACGTTAATAAACACACATTTTGTAGCCGTGGTTCGCAATGTGGCCTCGAAGGAAGTTTGCCCGATAATAAGTATTAGGTTTATAAGGGTTTATGTAATCCAAGGGACATTACATACTATTCcaatgttaaaataaatgaggaaaaatataaacaatttgaatTCTGTCGTTCGTCGCTCGCCTGGAAATGGAGGACAACGTCGTTCTAGAAATATTCTAAGAGAAAATCTAAAGTTTTAACGATTGTAAGACATTTCGAATAATTGATTAACTCATTTATCTGAAAATGTTATACGATAGTTTGTGCAAAGCTTTATCCTCTTGATAAGGAATTAAGGACTTGCTAAAACTGTAAAAACCGACCGtttcttatttaataagttAAAACTTGCATAAATTTATTCACGCTGTCCATTAGGGTATGATGAGGAATCAAAATCAAAGTGTGTcctagcttttaaaaaaaatggatgaaGCATACAGGTGCAAGTAGTTAAGCAAATTCTCAATTCAATGGTTGACGTCTAAATATTACAAATAAACGTGACACTATACATAATTCTTTTCACTTCAAGAGCCTGCATTCCAAGTAATAAGCATTTCGAACAATAAGTTGATGGCAACCCTcgcattgttttcaataatatttcgaAGGGCAATTCtgagaattttgttttgaacattttcaattctttcaATTATTCAGTTgtaaatcttcaaaaagtaaagttaTATTCAAGAACAGGACATTCAATGCAGTATAAAGATTACACTTAAATTCTAATGAGTTTCTTTTGATGAATCCGGGTAAGGAATTTACTTTGGGCCTAGTCAGTGATAAAGcatcggttcccatcgatcaccaaAATCAAGCATCAGCGGTTAATAGAAAGATGTGGGAAGGTGGACCATCTCGAAACCTACCCATGCTGTTCTTTCTCCTCTGTCCTTTTGTCTTGTATAAATGTCTTGTATTGTTATCAGTCAAAAACATGTAacggaaaattatttaatgaatagtttggaatgatatttaaaaagttctATTATAGGTTATAAAAgcacatttgtcaacatttaaaaacaaatcatttgaaCGGGAACAATCGACAAAAGAATTTAGATAATTCTAAAGCAagagacaaattttttaactagAAATACGCATACTTAAGGCAATGAGAATTTTTAAGACTGTTcggaagatcattaataaaaagtagttacctaaatgactaccttcTGGAACACCAGAAATTACATTAACTTCATATTGTAGTCATACacagtgatggaaaaaataatagaaatagacAACGGCCTattcactgataaagcttcgattaataggtagtcttacaaaggcaattgcatacgccgacgatctaattgcgtacagaacggcccgaaaggttgaggttattaaaattctcttgcagcgtgatttcgaaaAGATTCAACGAAATTGCGATGACtgcaaactgaaaataaatgactaaaagtcggagacaattctgttctggactccgttggctagggatacgagggatacgtgcaagaattggcgcaagatggtcgtCGTTGATCTTCACGAGCAGCctttggcgagcaaaagtgtagtgaagtacctcggtatttggttagatcagtatttatatttcgacaaacatataaatgctgctctgaccagggccagaggagcctacGCTCTGACGAAACCGCttttttacagcagtcggcttgacctaagagtgaaggtaatttgccctcatacggccgatgatcgtttatggttgtcctgtgtggttcaacgttgccccttcccagatggagaagtttcgggtgttcgagcggcactgttaacgacgctgtaccggtttatatcgaacagccgaatcttcttacgtgcattactattccaacgaggtcctatacaacgggtctcgaatcaacagaattgaaaatttcttgataaaactcgttcgaagtCACATTGCCAAAGCTTTGTCTTcgactaacaatttaattttcggggcgttctatccgaacgacgagtatttagagagtgcacgcttgagcggcttcatttcaacagaggcattcctcttttcaGATAGATGCGgtttgatacaggatagattggcagttcagCTAATCTAGCTCGttagacgacgaaccgtggataggcgacttctGTACAATctggacgtcatggcacaaggcggagcagagctccttcggttcagtagggctgtgtccgaacgggaccgaactgatggggtgaagcaggaaaaccagttttggtggcttcaatcggaacttgatagtgggtaatcgggatggggttttaagccttggccggcttacataattgttttatagttttagggtttagttttaagcagAATAGGCATgatgacacaaaaaaaataaaaaaaaacatgaattataatacacaaaaaaaagacaacaaaatatgaaaaactaaaatgttagatagttagatttgctgctgtggttgttctagttttaagtagtttataggtggaataggtagtttaagttttatattaaggaccttattttaagtagtttttaagaacaaataaaaaaggatatcgatattagtttttttttcaaattttctatggGTCGTGAATTACATTGTACTCATTTTGAACGCGAAGTGATGAAAAAACTAGAATAAGCTGGAAAAGTGAtggttgaaattgcaaaaacctTAAACTGTTCGAAGAATAAAGTATTTGAAACTTTACATTCAcgcttaaaaaagaaacaagaggAAAAAAGATAAACTTCTTCGCGTTTTGGTACACTATtcgtaaaaatatgtaaaaagaaACCATTTCCTTTTCCAAGACAACTAAAAAACGGTCCAGTGATAGCTAGAACAATAAGAAAGCAAGTCTTCCTGGTAAAAGTCCACGTAAAGTGCCATTTTTTAACCAAGAAAACCATTATACAAAACACTTACACCATTCTTATTGGAATAACGTTGTATGGTCGgatgaaaaaaagatcaatttgTTTACTTCCGATGGAAAAATGTTTGTGAGAAGACCAAAAGACTAGAAGTTTAACTCAAAATCCACAAAGAAAGACAGAGAGCACGGTGGTGGGAATATAATGATTTGAAGGTACTTTAAGTGTAGGTCTAATATTTTGGATCAAGGATTAGATGTGCGATGTGGATTATGTCCACatataaaattaagttatgCTAACATTAATTGAAGAGGAGGTGCTAAACAAATGAGAGTTCATGCAGGATAATGACCCGAAGTACACTTCGAAATTGGCTAAACAAtacttacaacaaaacaaaaacaatgttatGGAATGGCCATCATATCCCCCGGCCTGAACCCAATTGAACTTATGGGCATCTTAAAGCGAAGGATCGGAGATTGTAAAACCAATAAGAAAGACGAGttgttttcgaaaattcaaAGGGAATGGTACCCCATCCCTTTAGAGACAATTGCCAATTTGGTGAATTCGATGGGGCGAACAGTGGAGGCAGAGTGCCACTACAAAAtactcaaagaatttaaaatacttttaccgTTAAGTTATTTTCTCGCTATAAAAAGAATACCATTCTAATttcgtttctattatttttcctaGGATGACACAACATAATAACCCTATTCTTATCATTATTGctgtttattatatttaaaaagaattgttgcgtttaagcaataaaatatttatatataatatatatataaatctaTCTGtgtagtttgtattttttttttgtatttttatgcaAAAGTTTGTGAATTCTACTTAATTAGGATTGGTAGACCTACTTTTCCAAAAACCTTGTTGAGATTTACTTATATTTAGCATtataatagatttaaatttatcttgaaGAAGGCTatcaaaaagctttgaaacgactcatagtttaattatttatagtAGTTCGTTACCAGATTTTTTGACCGAGGTTTAAATATCGGATCAATAATTTCAGCCTTCCCTTTAATTCTAAGAAAATATCATGACAAATAGATCCATTAGTATATGTAATACAGGTACAGAAAGAGAACTTGACCAATTATGAAAAACAGTAGGGACAAATCCTAATATATCTTTAGTTATTTTAGGTTTAAgggacaaatatttgtttttttatcattaaaaccAATAATTCGAAATTCTTTGGTAGATAGTTTATAGcgataattaaaaaatcattagaTCTGATTATAACGAACTTCCAGAAATCGTTACCCAACCTTTAGCTGTTAACGCTCTGAGTTCGGATCATATTTCAATAAACtgtgatattatttttaatggtagaataaaagatgtaaaatactaagattttaaaagaacaaattggCATAGATAAGAAGTATAAGAAGTTCCCATCAaacttatgaaaaaattgattattttaccAGTTCATTATTGGAAGGTGTTGATGAGTCTTtcccaaaaaaccaaaaacgacATGGACAACTATTCTTCCACAttatatcttaaatttaatcaagCAAAGAAATAGATTAAGAAGGCAGTGGCAAAGATAAAGACAGGTATAtaacttcaataaaattaacgcatacaaaagacaaaaagcttttgaaatttaaaagttcgGAAACAAAACATGGATTGATAAACTTAAATCTCTTGAACCGAATTCCAAACCCTTTTGGAAAATAGCCAAGGTtcttaaagcaaaaaacaaatgtattcctCACTTAGAACACAATGATTCCTTGTTGATTACCAGTGAAGAAAAAGCtgacattttgttaaaatttttcaaacaattcgTTAGCAGACGAAACCAGCTCTAACGATCTAGTAAGTGAGTCAATTaactttattaacaataatGATGAACCTTTGCCAGTAGATGCTTTTTTCACAAACCATGATATTAAATGAATAATACATGGCACGTGGAACAATAAAGCACCATGAGTAGATACTCTGAAAAATTGCTGTAAGGAGCTACCAAAAATTTGTgtatctttaatattttttattgttaatgctTGTCTAAAGATAAAATACTTACCAAGCAAATGCAAAACTGCGAAAATCGTACCCAACCTCAAGAAAACCACCAAACATACCTAATACTTATCGACAAATAAGCCTTAGTAGGCTTAGCAAAATACtagacaaaaattataaaaattaaacttcttgATTTTCTCGAGTCTACCAATGTTGTGCCAAACCAACAGTTTGGATTCAGGCAAGATCATAGTACAACAAATCAAGTTCTTAGAATTTGCAAACATGTTAAAGACAAAATGAATGCAAAAGACTTAACGGGTCTTGTCCTTCTGGATGTTGAAAAGACTTTTGATAGCATATGGCTTTACTTCATAAACTTTAATTATTCGGTTGtcctttttatataataaaactaataCAAAGCTTCCTTGGAAACAGGCAAtttcaagttaatttaaatagaaaacactCTTCCGTTTAAAATATAACATCGGGGGTACCTCAAGGGTCAGTATTAGGTCCATTATTATACATTACATATGTTGctgattttgcaaaaatatggaATTGTGCAATGTTTGGCGATGATACCGCTATTTACAGTTCAAGTAAAATTGggtatgaaattgaaaatgacttGCAACATActctaaataaaattcatgattaTTTCATAGCATGGAAAGTAAGTCTAAATGCTTAAAAAAACACAGGCAAGAAAAGCCTGTGCTTTACCACTTAATCTGCTAAAGATAAATAACTGTGATATCCCTAGGGTTGATTCTGTCAAATATATGCATATTATATTGGGtagctcaacagtccgttgagaactagggcctagtgacttacaactctcaaccattcatgtgtgcgagtactgttgtcagggatggaggggacctatagttttaagccgaatccgaacggctaattttgagaaagcacttttcatgacaagaattagtcaattcctccaaagaggcagtacacgtgaaaaaactttaggtggcataggcagggatcgaacccaagacctctggcatgacagtccatcgccaccatcatgccacgggtactactactacgtacatttctttatttctcaaattattaGGCAACTATAAACTTCCACTGATTTTGTTGTCAAAGGAAATTTTTACTTGTACAgcgtcttgcgaggaattgacaaatcctccaagagtaattcttgtcatgaaaagtgctttctcaaataagccgttcggaacTGTAGTTCccatccatccctgacaacaatactcgcacacaggaatggttgagagtttctAATTCACTAGGCTCCAGTGGCGTCTTTAAGCATGGGCCCCCAAATCTACCAACTCAAAATGAATTAatccatacaaaaattacagttgtgttcataaaaatagcagtgctagtcacattttattagtttgtcaattatttaaataacggaaattcgtatacaaaaattatcatgTTATTTGATCTAAGGCGCCTtccgttttcatattagagacttttagcttaaagttatactctacttttgcCGGTTAACACacaatatttcaaactctctggatatagagtgttcataaaaatagcagtggttttgattttataattaaaaagtgttaaacattcaatttttttttatttttcggtaagtaaatgttttaatatttaaagttttaagtatttcttacatactagcatataaaaaattaataaatattagctcaatagtaaacaatgggacggtcaagacaatgcaccgaagaaattcgaaaacttattagaaaacagCGTTTCGAGGGATagacctaccaaaatattcaaaacatccaaggctgctcagcaaaaatagtcagtaacgccttaaaatggcaaaataaaccgaaaacgctaggcccaaaaaggatgactactgaaagaactgacagaaaaattattCAGTTATCAAGAGGAACCcctccataggctctaggatAATAAGAAATGGATTTCAACTGTCTGTtcgcgctgtcacaatacgaagacgtttttataagcgaagttaccagccctaaatccacgcaaggtaccattcttgacgaaaaggcatgtgtcaaagagaatggagtttgttaaagcgcatagagaatatgtgagaagactctaaaatgcagcatactatccacggtacactatagtgaagcatggtggaggaaaaattatgatatgggcttccttttcatattacggggtcgggcctatttatcctatgggggtataagggatgcaaccgagtatgtgaaaattctcgaggaggttatgttaccctatgctgaagaggaaatgccgttggtttgggtataccaacaagacaatgacccaaagcataggtcaaaaaaggcaaacccatggtttgcgcagaagaagttatgcgttatggagtggcccgctcaatccccTGACCTTAACGCCATCGCAGATTTgtgggggatgttaagaacgcagttcataaagcaaaaccttagaattcgaaaaaattgtgggaaccagtgcgtgattcgtggaacggaataccagtcgagaggtgtcaggttttagtggactcggtgccacgtagatgcgaggcatcataaaaaacaatgtttatgcaacaaagaactaattttaagctaacattatttttatactttcatataacttattacagcttttcttacttcttacataataggtatttaaaaaatggttttactaTAACAAAGGTAACAGTAAAAAAACGATaatatacttattttctgttattatgaataaatattttagtttgttattagaagtttaatgaaatatattttaacgttgatattgaaggcttttatgttttatttagagaccactgctatttttatgaacacaactgtatatctaaaaaaaatcaaaacaaatataaaaaaataaacttacataaaattaaaaatatgagaatttaaccaaaaaaacaatacaaattatcaaaaatcaacaataaagaaaaattttcaactattgaaagtaaattaaaaaaaaatcataaaagtataaaaaaacatctcttttatgtttttttgttaacctttttaaaaagcaaaaatataaaaaaacacacacacacacaaattaCCAGGCCTAATCTTGGGATTTCcgaaaaaaacgaaatttaaagcaaaaattgcctcaaaatttttctttttatttctttctttaaatatccaaaaaaaattcaacgaaACTAAAAGAAAcgagattttgataaaaaaaaaatcaattttgtttgctgaatgaaaatcaacacaaaacaaatcatttaattattttctgagACTTTGGCATCACTGATAATCGAAACATCAATCTCTGACACTTGACTTTGACACTTCacatgtttttgtgtttttgttggttctatttttctttttgattcatcagttaaaaaataattcagcaaaagcaaattgataaaaaatattattcaaagtaaaattttaacattttttgaaataaatttccaaaaatttcacaaaaatatatttgaactcTTTCAGGTAAACACAATTAGAGATAAAACGATATAAAAATGTCACGACACAGAATAGTCCGCACGATGGACTTCAACGACGAATACGATGGCTACGACGATGTCTATGGCCATTCTGTCGACGACGACACCTGCATATCGCCAACAGATGCATCACAATGGTTGTTTGATCGCGCTCGTGGACAACAGAGTATGTCGGCTTTTATAGCCAATAATCGGGATATCGCCGAGGAAGACGAAGGTGGACAAGACGACGAAGAAATGTACGAAAAATCTAGAAGGGACTCGGAAAGCTTCCAGATGCCTGTGCTAAATGACATGG
This window contains:
- the LOC129947351 gene encoding ADP-ribose pyrophosphatase, mitochondrial; amino-acid sequence: MFTAVLKPGSFKHITCRNSIYPKSSITRFPVSDEFVYWSEDFPSYTPYDYTAPHINGQVWADPDINDSTFQPTWNSLDGKINRVSFNGEYKVVDGVPRNPIGRTGIKGRGLLGRWGPNHAADPVVTRWRRDSLGNALINGEKRILQMVAIQRHDNQMWAIPGGMVDPGERVSATLKREFMEEALDSFDNKRMIDEFFAEGIEIYKGYVDDFRNTDNAWMETVAYSFHDGTGKQVGKLQLSAGDDAANVKWMDVSRDLKLHANHLDIVKQVVTRLNAHW